Proteins encoded within one genomic window of Perognathus longimembris pacificus isolate PPM17 chromosome 28, ASM2315922v1, whole genome shotgun sequence:
- the Foxo4 gene encoding forkhead box protein O4 yields the protein MDPGNTKSATEAAAIIDLDPDFEPQSRPRSCTWPLPRPELANEPREPSEVEPGLGETVHTEGHSEPILLPSQLPEPAGGPQPGILGSVTGPRKGGSRRNAWGNQSYAELISQAIESAPEKRLTLAQIYEWMVRTVPYFKDKGDSNSSAGWKNSIRHNLSLHSKFIKVHNEATGKSSWWMLNPEGGKSGKAPRRRAASMDSSSKLLRGRSKAPKKKPSVLPVPSEGATPRSPMSHFAKWSGSPCSRSREEADMWTTFRPRSSSNASTVSTRLSPMRPESEVLAAEEAPASVSSYAGGLPPTLNEDFELLDGLNLTSPHSLLSPGSLSGFSLQHPGVGGPLHTYGASLFGPAEGSLSAEGCFSGSQSLEALLTSDTPPPPADVLMTQVDPILSQAPTLLLLGGMPSSSKMASGVGLCPKPQEAPGPGSLVPSLSMMGPPPVMAGAPIPKALGTPLLTPTEAASQDRMPQDLDLDMYMENLECDMDNIISDLMDGGEGLDFNFEPDP from the exons ATGGATCCAGGCAATACGAAGTCAGCCACAGAGGCTGCCGCGATCATAGACCTCGATCCCGACTTCGAACCCCAGAGCCGTCCCCGCTCCTGCACCTGGCCCCTTCCTAGACCAGAGCTCGCTAACGAGCCCCGTGAACCGTCCGAGGTGGAGCCAGGTCTGGGAGAAACGGTACACACGGAGGGGCACTCCGAACCGATCCTGTTGCCCTCCCAGCTCCCAGAGCCGGCAGGGGGCCCCCAGCCGGGGATCCTGGGGTCTGTAACAGGTCCTCGGAAGGGAGGCTCCCGCCGGAATGCCTGGGGAAATCAGTCATATGCAGAACTCATCAGCCAAGCCATTGAAAGCGCCCCAGAGAAGCGGCTGACACTCGCCCAGATCTATGAGTGGATGGTCCGCACGGTGCCCTACTTCAAGGACAAGGGTGACAGCAACAGCTCAGCAGGATGGAAG AACTCCATCCGCCACAACCTGTCCTTGCACAGCAAGTTCATCAAGGTTCACAATGAGGCCACAGGCAAGAGCTCCTGGTGGATGCTGAACCCTGAGGGAGGCAAGAGTGGCAAGGCGCCTCGCCGCCGGGCTGCTTCCATGGATAGCAGCAGCAAGCTACTCCGGGGCCGTAGCAAAGCCCCTAAGAAGAAACCATCTGTGCTACCAGTTCCATCTGAAGGTGCCACTCCGAGGAGCCCCATGAGCCATTTTGCCAAGTGGTCAGGCAGCCCTTGCTCTCGAAGTCGTGAAGAAGCTGACATGTGGACCACCTTCCGTCCACGAAGCAGTTCCAATGCTAGCACGGTCAGCACCCGGCTCTCTCCCATGAGGCCAGAGTCTGAGGTGCTAGCAGCAGAAGAAGCGCCAGCTTCAGTCagcagctatgcaggaggcctccctcccaccctaAATGAAGATTTTGAGCTGCTGGATGGGCTCAATCTCACATCCCCCCATTCCTTGCTGTCTCCGGGCAgtctctctggcttctctttgcagCATCCTGGGGTTGGTGGTCCCTTACACACCTACGGTGCCTCTCTTTTTGGCCCAGCAGAGGGGTCCCTGTCAGCAGAAGGGTGCTTCTCAGGCTCCCAGTCACTGGAGGCCCTGCTCACCTCTGATACACCACCACCCCCTGCTGATGTCCTCATGACCCAGGTTGATCCCATTCTATCCCAGGCTCCCACACTTCTGTTGCTGGGGGGTATGCCTTCCTCCAGCAAGATGGCCTCAGGAGTTGGCCTATGTCCCAAGCCCCAAGAGGCTCCAGGCCCCGGCAGTCTAGTTCCCAGCCTTTCTATGATGGGGCCACCTCCAGTCATGGCAGGTGCTCCCATACCCAAGGCCTTGGGAACTCCTTTGCTCACACCTACTGAAGCTGCAAGCCAAGATCGAATGCCTCAAGATCTCGATCTCGATATGTATATGGAGAACCTGGAATGCGACATGGATAACATCATCAGTGACCTCATGGATGGGGGTGAAGGACTGGACTTCAACTTTGAGCCAG ATCCTTAA
- the C28HXorf65 gene encoding uncharacterized protein CXorf65 homolog, whose amino-acid sequence MFIIIKHGDNQEFLVNTNCSILLLLHYIRTKLGLRKTDTIDLCDESGTMKLLFLSKTPTEYASKFLTVRNTYYVCKVERGAPGTRIENAYKVVVPLLKHPELELIEALRTQCDILEKSRLKMLRALEAKKLAAAESSTNVSGRLLKGSSSQHFSLSQQKSKIVRTGTDDDGTPLPRRPILKNRSDFGRKDRHR is encoded by the exons ATGTTTATAATCATCAAACATGGAG ATAATCAGGAATTTTTGGTTAACACCAATTGTTCTATCCTCCTGTTGCTCCATTATATTCGCACTAAATTGGGGTTGAGGAAAACAG ACACCATCGATTTGTGTGATGAATCAGGAACTATGAAGCTGCTTTTCCTGTCGAAGACCCCTACAGAATATGCCAGCAAATTCCTTACAGTTCGAAACACCTACTACGTTTGTAAGGTGGAGCGTGGGGCTCCAG GAACCAGAATTGAGAATGCCTACAAAGTTGTTGTGCCTCTCCTGAAGCATCCAGAACTTGAGCTGATTG AGGCTCTTCGAACACAATGTGATATATTGGAGAAGAGCAGATTAAAGATGCTTAGAGCCTTGGAAGCCAAGAAACTAGCTGCAGCTGAATCGTCCACGAATGTCTCAGGAAGACTCCTCAAAGGCAGCTCATCCCAGCATTTCTCTCTCAGCCAGCAAAAG TCCAAGATAGTGCGCACTGGGACTGATGACGATGGGACCCCTCTCCCACGCAGACCAATCCTTAAGAACAGATCAGACTTTGGTAGGAAGGATCGACATCGCTGA